A genomic region of Denticeps clupeoides chromosome 17, fDenClu1.1, whole genome shotgun sequence contains the following coding sequences:
- the ehf gene encoding ETS homologous factor isoform X3 translates to MVRHSSCTMSVLPSASVESHLPASWGPHYPATDAASVSMVTPDYPGRAWTHDLQPQYWSKYQVWEWLQQTLDMHQIDATSIPFQNFDVDGRQLCSMTYQDFTRAAGSVGPILYQSLSECQYGADMFTMDNKTEIEDFQFTIHQFKEEQSFYPSPGFFDIKPSFVPSVMVSSTSSQSPDLKRLHSRPHQVKKHNPRGTHLWEFIRDILLNPERNPGLIKWEDRSEGVFRFLKSEAVAQLWGKKKNNNSMTYEKLSRAMRYYYKREILERVDGRRLVYKFGRNARGWRESEK, encoded by the exons ATGGTCCGTCATTCAAGCTGCACCATGAGTGTCCTTCCTAGTGCCAGTGTGGAGAGCCATCTGCCAGCTTCGTGGGGACCACATTACCCCGCCACGGACG CAGCTTCGGTATCCATGGTGACGCCCGACTACCCCGGCCGCGCGTGGACCCACGACCTGCAGCCTCAGTACTGGTCCAAATACCAGGTCTGGGAGTGGCTCCAGCAGACTCTGGACATGCACCAGATCGATGCCACCAGCATCCCCTTTCAGAACTTTGACGTGGATGGCCGGCAACTCTGCAGCATGACATACCAGGACTTCACCCGTGCAGCAGGGAGCGTGGGACCTATTCTGTACCAGAGCCTGTCTGAGT GTCAGTATGGGGCAGACATGTTTACAATGGACAATAAGACTGAAATAGAAG ATTTTCAATTTACGATTCATCAGTTCAAAGAAGAGCAAAGTTTTTACCCATCCCCAG gcTTTTTTGACATCAAGCCATCATTTGTACCTTCTGTAATGGTGAGCTCTACCTCTTCACAGAGCCCAG accTAAAGAGGTTACACAGTCGTCCTCACCAGGTCAAAAAGCACA ACCCTCGGGGCACACACCTCTGGGAGTTTATCCGAGACATCCTTCTTAACCCGGAACGGAACCCAGGACTCATCAAATGGGAGGACCGGTCAGAAGGGGTCTTCCGCTTCCTCAAGTCCGAGGCGGTAGCACAGCTGTGGGGcaaaaagaagaacaacaaCAGCATGACCTACGAGAAGCTGAGCCGGGCTATGAG GTATTACTACAAACGGGAGATCTTGGAGCGTGTTGACGGACGCAGGTTGGTCTACAAATTCGGAAGGAACGCTCGAGGCTGGAGGGAATCGGAGAAGTGA
- the ehf gene encoding ETS homologous factor isoform X2, protein MVRHSSCTMSVLPSASVESHLPASWGPHYPATDASVSMVTPDYPGRAWTHDLQPQYWSKYQVWEWLQQTLDMHQIDATSIPFQNFDVDGRQLCSMTYQDFTRAAGSVGPILYQSLSECNGQYGADMFTMDNKTEIEDFQFTIHQFKEEQSFYPSPGFFDIKPSFVPSVMVSSTSSQSPDLKRLHSRPHQVKKHNPRGTHLWEFIRDILLNPERNPGLIKWEDRSEGVFRFLKSEAVAQLWGKKKNNNSMTYEKLSRAMRYYYKREILERVDGRRLVYKFGRNARGWRESEK, encoded by the exons ATGGTCCGTCATTCAAGCTGCACCATGAGTGTCCTTCCTAGTGCCAGTGTGGAGAGCCATCTGCCAGCTTCGTGGGGACCACATTACCCCGCCACGGACG CTTCGGTATCCATGGTGACGCCCGACTACCCCGGCCGCGCGTGGACCCACGACCTGCAGCCTCAGTACTGGTCCAAATACCAGGTCTGGGAGTGGCTCCAGCAGACTCTGGACATGCACCAGATCGATGCCACCAGCATCCCCTTTCAGAACTTTGACGTGGATGGCCGGCAACTCTGCAGCATGACATACCAGGACTTCACCCGTGCAGCAGGGAGCGTGGGACCTATTCTGTACCAGAGCCTGTCTGAGTGTAATG GTCAGTATGGGGCAGACATGTTTACAATGGACAATAAGACTGAAATAGAAG ATTTTCAATTTACGATTCATCAGTTCAAAGAAGAGCAAAGTTTTTACCCATCCCCAG gcTTTTTTGACATCAAGCCATCATTTGTACCTTCTGTAATGGTGAGCTCTACCTCTTCACAGAGCCCAG accTAAAGAGGTTACACAGTCGTCCTCACCAGGTCAAAAAGCACA ACCCTCGGGGCACACACCTCTGGGAGTTTATCCGAGACATCCTTCTTAACCCGGAACGGAACCCAGGACTCATCAAATGGGAGGACCGGTCAGAAGGGGTCTTCCGCTTCCTCAAGTCCGAGGCGGTAGCACAGCTGTGGGGcaaaaagaagaacaacaaCAGCATGACCTACGAGAAGCTGAGCCGGGCTATGAG GTATTACTACAAACGGGAGATCTTGGAGCGTGTTGACGGACGCAGGTTGGTCTACAAATTCGGAAGGAACGCTCGAGGCTGGAGGGAATCGGAGAAGTGA
- the ehf gene encoding ETS homologous factor isoform X1: MVRHSSCTMSVLPSASVESHLPASWGPHYPATDAASVSMVTPDYPGRAWTHDLQPQYWSKYQVWEWLQQTLDMHQIDATSIPFQNFDVDGRQLCSMTYQDFTRAAGSVGPILYQSLSECNGQYGADMFTMDNKTEIEDFQFTIHQFKEEQSFYPSPGFFDIKPSFVPSVMVSSTSSQSPDLKRLHSRPHQVKKHNPRGTHLWEFIRDILLNPERNPGLIKWEDRSEGVFRFLKSEAVAQLWGKKKNNNSMTYEKLSRAMRYYYKREILERVDGRRLVYKFGRNARGWRESEK, encoded by the exons ATGGTCCGTCATTCAAGCTGCACCATGAGTGTCCTTCCTAGTGCCAGTGTGGAGAGCCATCTGCCAGCTTCGTGGGGACCACATTACCCCGCCACGGACG CAGCTTCGGTATCCATGGTGACGCCCGACTACCCCGGCCGCGCGTGGACCCACGACCTGCAGCCTCAGTACTGGTCCAAATACCAGGTCTGGGAGTGGCTCCAGCAGACTCTGGACATGCACCAGATCGATGCCACCAGCATCCCCTTTCAGAACTTTGACGTGGATGGCCGGCAACTCTGCAGCATGACATACCAGGACTTCACCCGTGCAGCAGGGAGCGTGGGACCTATTCTGTACCAGAGCCTGTCTGAGTGTAATG GTCAGTATGGGGCAGACATGTTTACAATGGACAATAAGACTGAAATAGAAG ATTTTCAATTTACGATTCATCAGTTCAAAGAAGAGCAAAGTTTTTACCCATCCCCAG gcTTTTTTGACATCAAGCCATCATTTGTACCTTCTGTAATGGTGAGCTCTACCTCTTCACAGAGCCCAG accTAAAGAGGTTACACAGTCGTCCTCACCAGGTCAAAAAGCACA ACCCTCGGGGCACACACCTCTGGGAGTTTATCCGAGACATCCTTCTTAACCCGGAACGGAACCCAGGACTCATCAAATGGGAGGACCGGTCAGAAGGGGTCTTCCGCTTCCTCAAGTCCGAGGCGGTAGCACAGCTGTGGGGcaaaaagaagaacaacaaCAGCATGACCTACGAGAAGCTGAGCCGGGCTATGAG GTATTACTACAAACGGGAGATCTTGGAGCGTGTTGACGGACGCAGGTTGGTCTACAAATTCGGAAGGAACGCTCGAGGCTGGAGGGAATCGGAGAAGTGA